A region from the Curtobacterium sp. MCBA15_012 genome encodes:
- a CDS encoding Gfo/Idh/MocA family protein, whose amino-acid sequence MTVRIIHVGLGGWGGNWARTAVPQVSEVEVVGLVDPSAATLEAVRADLGMPAGSAFASLTEALAAVEADAVLITAPAVTHVPLALEALDAGKHVLVEKPFANSTEEALRAVRRAEELGLVLQVSQNYRWYPAPRVVQELLEADAVGEIASIDVDFRQWDNDESAETYPHYRFPHPMINDMAIHHFDLMRMITGREAVRVYARSSYPSYSKYQDEAITSMVIELEGGLVVSYRGSWLSRAPRTAWAGEWSIQGEDGELWFTSRDGSPSEVAGDRVTLRTDQDAEAEVVELPTMQHTDRQGGLQAFARSVEGGPAPETSGRDNLRSLAVMEAAGRSAVSGVPEDVVLPE is encoded by the coding sequence ATGACGGTCCGCATCATCCACGTCGGTCTCGGAGGCTGGGGCGGCAACTGGGCCCGCACCGCCGTCCCGCAGGTCAGCGAGGTGGAGGTGGTCGGGCTCGTCGACCCGAGCGCGGCGACCCTCGAGGCCGTCCGCGCCGACCTCGGCATGCCGGCCGGCAGCGCGTTCGCGTCCCTCACCGAGGCGCTCGCCGCGGTCGAGGCGGACGCCGTGCTCATCACCGCGCCGGCCGTCACGCACGTGCCGCTCGCCCTCGAGGCCCTCGACGCCGGCAAGCACGTCCTCGTCGAGAAGCCCTTCGCGAACTCCACCGAGGAGGCACTCCGCGCCGTCCGCCGCGCCGAGGAGCTCGGGCTCGTGCTCCAGGTCAGCCAGAACTACCGCTGGTACCCCGCACCCCGCGTGGTGCAGGAGCTGCTCGAGGCCGACGCCGTGGGCGAGATCGCCTCGATCGACGTCGACTTCCGGCAGTGGGACAACGACGAGTCCGCGGAGACCTACCCGCACTACCGGTTCCCGCACCCGATGATCAACGACATGGCGATCCACCACTTCGACCTGATGCGGATGATCACCGGACGCGAGGCCGTGCGCGTCTACGCCCGCTCCTCGTACCCGTCGTACAGCAAGTACCAGGACGAGGCGATCACCTCGATGGTCATCGAGCTCGAGGGCGGCCTCGTCGTGAGCTACCGCGGCAGTTGGCTGTCCCGGGCGCCGCGCACCGCGTGGGCCGGCGAGTGGAGCATCCAGGGCGAGGACGGCGAGCTCTGGTTCACGAGCCGTGACGGGTCGCCGAGCGAGGTCGCGGGGGACCGGGTGACGCTCCGGACCGACCAGGACGCCGAGGCCGAGGTGGTCGAGCTTCCGACCATGCAGCACACGGACCGCCAGGGCGGGCTGCAGGCGTTCGCGCGCTCGGTCGAGGGCGGCCCGGCACCCGAGACGAGCGGGCGCGACAACCTGCGCAGCCTCGCCGTGATGGAGGCCGCTGGTCGCTCGGCGGTGTCGGGCGTCCCGGAGGACGTCGTCCTGCCCGAGTAG